The DNA segment GCGGAGACGCTCGAGCGCCAGCTCCGGAGCGCCCGGAGGTGGCCCGAGGACCCCCGGCTCATTCCAGTGCTGCGGACCATCGCGCGCTGGCCTGTCGCTCGGGATGCGGAGGTCATCGCGGCGCTTCGAGACCTCTTGCTCCAGCTGAGGGACCCACGCACGGCCGATGACCTTCAGGCGCTGCTCCAGGCCATGGGCTCGTGGACCACCTATGAAGAGGCGCTGGCCCGCCTCCAGGAGAGGAAGGATGCTCCGCCAGCGCACTCGCTGGACGTCGCACTGGACTCGGAGGCCCGGGACGCATGCGAGGCGCTGGAGAGGGCCCTCGCCCTGCGCGAGGAGGCCGAGGCACGCCAGCTTCCCTTGCGGGACATGCTCCTGGCGCGCGTGTACGCCCACCCGGACGATGACAGCGCGCGGCTCGTCCTGGCGGACCACCTGCTGGAGCAGGGCGACCCGCTGGGAGAGTTCATCATGCTCCAGTGCTCGGCGCAGCCGGACGAGGCCCGCATCCGTGAGCTGCTGGCCCAGCACGGGGCGGCGTGGCAGGCCCCGCTGGGGCCACTCGTCCGCCCCGATTCCACCCGCTTCGAGCGGGGCTTCCCGGCTGCGGTCCGGGGGTTCCTCGAATGGAAGAGGCCCGCCCCCGGGCCGGCCTGGGGCACGGTGCGGGAAATCAACGGGGAGTTGATAAGGGGGCCCTCGGCCGCGGGCTGGTTCGCGCACCCGCACCTGCACGCCGTGACGTACCTCCGTAGGATGCAGTCCTCCGTCGTCCCAGCTCTCGGGGCATACCCCCTGTCGGTGCGGCGGCTGGAGCTGTCCTGCTGGAGCCGCATCGAGGAGACACTGTTTCTCAGGCTGTCCACGCTGCCGCACCTGACGTGGGTGGAGCTGACGGAGGCGCACTCGCGCGACGTGGCGCTGTGCGCCAGCTCGCCCCTGGCCAGCCGGCTGGAGCGCTTCACGGCCAGGAGGGAGAACGCCTGGTCCCTGGAGGCAACGCCCTCGGAGGCGGTGACGGTGTCGGTGACGCTGTTGAGCGAGGAGGGCGTCGACGAGCTCGCGCAGGCCATCCGTGCCGCGGTGGGCTTCGGCACCCGGGGCCTGCGCCTGGTTTCGCGGCCCCGGCTCGAAGGCTCGAACCGGCGGCTGCTGGAAGAAGCAGCCGCCGCCTATGCGCACATCGAGTGGGTGTGAAGCCTCACCCCTTACGGCGCCTCGAGGAAACCCTTCGGCGTCTGGCCCTTCAGGAATGGCTCGATGAAGGCGTGAAGCAGCTCCGGCTGGCTGATGACGGCGGTGTGTGCCGTCGCCGGCATGACCGCCAGCCGCGAGGGGGACAGCGGCTTGCCCATGTCGCCGGGGCCGCCGCCGCCGAGGAGCCGGAACATGGCGACGGAGTGCTCGAGCGTCGCGACGTCGGCGTCACCGGTGATGATGAGGACGGGCGTCTCGAGCGCCTTCACGTCCTTCTCCCACGCCATCGGCTCCTTCTCGAGCTGGATGAGCTTCTTGACCAGCGCGGGGAAGCCCTTCGGATTGGCCGCGAGCTTCGGGT comes from the Pyxidicoccus xibeiensis genome and includes:
- a CDS encoding TIGR02996 domain-containing protein is translated as MMTGNVLNGLLAGALVAFEQREEEEVLRLLLDAWRESRSVRIATLVQKLSDRLTVGLPPCERLSTAFSGEQPRPTGVPRILNWLLSVANEGNAETLERQLRSARRWPEDPRLIPVLRTIARWPVARDAEVIAALRDLLLQLRDPRTADDLQALLQAMGSWTTYEEALARLQERKDAPPAHSLDVALDSEARDACEALERALALREEAEARQLPLRDMLLARVYAHPDDDSARLVLADHLLEQGDPLGEFIMLQCSAQPDEARIRELLAQHGAAWQAPLGPLVRPDSTRFERGFPAAVRGFLEWKRPAPGPAWGTVREINGELIRGPSAAGWFAHPHLHAVTYLRRMQSSVVPALGAYPLSVRRLELSCWSRIEETLFLRLSTLPHLTWVELTEAHSRDVALCASSPLASRLERFTARRENAWSLEATPSEAVTVSVTLLSEEGVDELAQAIRAAVGFGTRGLRLVSRPRLEGSNRRLLEEAAAAYAHIEWV